A window of the Hevea brasiliensis isolate MT/VB/25A 57/8 chromosome 6, ASM3005281v1, whole genome shotgun sequence genome harbors these coding sequences:
- the LOC110660859 gene encoding serine/threonine-protein phosphatase 7 long form homolog, whose translation MSRAEWPEVCELLLGARPPPKMIRGHTLKLSWLTDEFGAIPHEANDLTVLWHARAFILRLIGSIFPDKTNSRVNLMFLPLLEDLRQAATYSWGGACLAFLYRELCRVAITEAKEISGPLFILQIWAWERFKIISPSIRDPSAPHDAPLGARWSRAR comes from the exons ATGTCACGAGCAGAATGGCCAGAAGTTTGTGAGCTCTTGTTGGGAGCTAGACCACCTCCAAAAATGATTCGAGGACATACATTAAAATTATCATGGCTAACTGATGAGTTTGGAGCTATTCCACATGAAGCTAATGATTTAACAGTGTTATGGCATGCAAGAGCATTCATATTACGACTCATCGGTTCGATATTTCCCGACAAGACAAACTCACGTGTGAACTTGATGTTCCTACCCCTATTAGAAGACTTGAGGCAAGCTGCGACATacagttggggtggagcttgcttAGCCTTCCTTTATCGTGAGCTTTGTCGTGTTGCAATTACTGAAGCAAAGGAGATTTCAGGACCCCTGTTCATATTGCAAATCTGGGCTTGGGAGAGATTTAAAATAATCTCTCCATCAATAAGAGATCCATCGGCACCTCATGATGCACCCCTAGGTGCTAG GTGGAGTAGAGCTCGATAA